One Halioglobus japonicus DNA segment encodes these proteins:
- a CDS encoding (Fe-S)-binding protein, with protein sequence MNDTTAPQVSLFVTCLADLMRPSVAFAALRLLEQAGCEVSVPTEQTCCGQPGYNSGEFASAIPLAKRTIELFEHAEYVVAPSGSCAGMIAHHYPRLLEGAWRERALALAEKTWELTSFLTDVVKLDTAPAHPTALPPITYHDSCAGLREMGVREQPRQLLKTLCDVEVAEMHQSDVCCGFGGTFCAKMPGISAQMADDKLASAAATEAAILTGGDLGCLLNLAGRARREGLAIEVRHVAEILSGDLYGPAIGEGDH encoded by the coding sequence ATGAACGACACTACCGCGCCACAAGTTTCCCTGTTTGTCACCTGCCTGGCAGACCTGATGCGCCCCTCGGTTGCTTTCGCCGCGCTGCGCCTCCTGGAGCAGGCGGGCTGCGAGGTATCGGTACCGACCGAACAAACCTGCTGCGGCCAGCCCGGCTACAATAGCGGCGAATTCGCCAGCGCAATTCCTCTGGCCAAGCGCACCATCGAGTTATTTGAACACGCCGAGTATGTCGTAGCGCCTTCCGGCTCCTGCGCCGGCATGATTGCCCACCACTACCCACGGTTGCTGGAGGGCGCCTGGCGTGAACGCGCCCTGGCCCTGGCGGAGAAGACCTGGGAGCTGACCAGTTTTCTCACCGACGTGGTCAAGCTCGACACCGCCCCCGCCCATCCCACGGCCCTGCCACCCATCACCTATCACGACAGTTGCGCGGGACTGCGGGAAATGGGCGTTCGCGAACAACCGCGCCAGCTGCTGAAAACGCTGTGCGACGTCGAAGTGGCCGAAATGCACCAAAGCGACGTCTGCTGCGGTTTCGGCGGGACCTTCTGCGCGAAGATGCCGGGCATATCTGCTCAGATGGCTGACGACAAACTGGCCAGCGCAGCTGCGACGGAGGCCGCCATCCTGACCGGTGGCGACCTCGGTTGCCTGCTCAACCTGGCAGGTCGTGCTCGCCGGGAAGGCCTTGCCATCGAAGTCCGCCACGTGGCTGAAATTCTCAGTGGCGACCTGTACGGACCGGCGATAGGCGAAGGGGACCACTGA